One window of Thioalbus denitrificans genomic DNA carries:
- a CDS encoding ArsB/NhaD family transporter — protein sequence MTPGSDMATTVVFGLDPQWFAAVVFFLTYVVIMTERINRAIVALTAAGLMIFGGVLTQEAALRGVDFNTLGLLTGMMVIVAITSKSGIFQYLAIWSAKRVNGRPWGILVMLTVVTAILSALLDNVTTVLLIAPVTLLITEELEVPAYPFLFSEILASNIGGTATLIGDPPNIMIGSAVRLTFNDFLWNLAPVVPIILVASMVPIYLIWGRRLHTSEANRQRVMDFDEGKAITDPRLLRQALAVLALVIIGFVLSHSIGQEPASIAMFGAAVLLLVTNIGVKAEEQTHRVHSAFSQVEWVTLFFFMGLFVVVHAVDSTGLLRLLAEQVVALTGGVPQTTAMAILWVSALASAVVDNIPFVATMIPIIKSMAATFGGHEELLPLWWSLALGACLGGNGTLVGASANLVVAGFAERAGHPIRFVPFMLMAFPLMLFSILISTAYLYLRYF from the coding sequence ATGACGCCCGGCAGTGACATGGCGACGACGGTCGTCTTCGGTCTCGACCCGCAGTGGTTCGCGGCGGTGGTGTTCTTCCTCACCTACGTGGTGATCATGACCGAGCGCATCAACCGGGCCATCGTGGCGCTGACCGCGGCGGGCCTGATGATCTTCGGCGGCGTCCTCACCCAGGAGGCGGCACTGCGCGGGGTGGACTTCAACACCCTCGGGCTGCTCACGGGGATGATGGTGATCGTGGCCATCACCAGCAAGTCGGGGATCTTCCAGTACCTGGCCATCTGGTCGGCGAAACGGGTGAACGGCCGCCCCTGGGGCATCCTGGTGATGCTGACCGTGGTGACCGCGATCCTGTCCGCGCTGCTGGACAACGTGACCACCGTGCTGCTCATCGCCCCGGTCACCCTGCTCATCACCGAGGAGCTGGAGGTTCCGGCCTATCCCTTCCTGTTCAGCGAGATTCTCGCCTCCAACATCGGCGGCACCGCCACCCTCATCGGCGATCCGCCGAACATCATGATCGGCTCGGCGGTGCGGCTCACCTTCAACGACTTCCTGTGGAACCTGGCGCCCGTCGTGCCCATCATCCTGGTGGCGTCGATGGTACCCATCTACCTCATCTGGGGGCGCCGGCTGCACACCTCCGAGGCGAACCGCCAGCGGGTGATGGACTTCGACGAGGGCAAGGCCATCACCGACCCGCGGCTGCTGCGCCAGGCGCTGGCGGTGCTGGCGCTGGTGATCATCGGGTTCGTGCTGTCCCACTCCATCGGCCAGGAGCCTGCGAGCATCGCCATGTTCGGGGCGGCGGTGCTGCTGCTGGTCACCAACATCGGCGTGAAGGCCGAGGAGCAGACCCACCGGGTCCACTCCGCCTTCTCCCAGGTGGAGTGGGTGACCCTGTTCTTTTTCATGGGGCTGTTCGTGGTGGTCCACGCGGTGGACTCCACCGGGCTGCTCAGGCTGCTGGCGGAGCAGGTGGTGGCGCTGACCGGGGGGGTGCCCCAGACCACCGCCATGGCGATCCTGTGGGTTTCCGCCCTGGCCTCGGCGGTGGTGGACAACATCCCCTTCGTGGCCACCATGATCCCGATCATCAAGTCCATGGCGGCGACCTTCGGCGGCCACGAGGAGCTGCTGCCGCTGTGGTGGTCCCTGGCGCTGGGCGCCTGTCTCGGCGGCAACGGCACCCTGGTGGGGGCGAGCGCGAACCTGGTGGTGGCCGGCTTCGCCGAGCGGGCGGGGCACCCCATCCGCTTCGTGCCCTTCATGCTGATGGCCTTTCCGCTGATGCTCTTCTCCATCCTCATCAGCACGGCCTACCTCTATCTGCGCTACTTCTGA
- a CDS encoding CBS domain-containing protein encodes MNAHSVPMTASAVMNTQPVVLKETDTVAVAASHIMQRRYRNLQVVDEDGRHLGAFGIGCLLRLSLPRAVTLEHGLESAPYVSDTLEQMSARLRAVAADPVSKYMDTTVRVVHPDTLLMETLLILYQTRSSLAVVDRGSRQLLGVISYWEVLRKVAGGLC; translated from the coding sequence ATGAATGCCCACAGCGTACCCATGACGGCCAGCGCCGTCATGAATACCCAGCCGGTGGTGCTCAAGGAAACGGATACCGTCGCGGTGGCGGCATCCCACATCATGCAGCGGCGCTACCGCAACCTGCAGGTGGTGGACGAGGATGGGCGCCACCTGGGGGCGTTCGGCATCGGCTGCCTGCTGCGCCTCTCGCTGCCCCGGGCCGTGACCCTGGAGCACGGGCTGGAGAGCGCGCCCTACGTCTCCGACACCCTGGAGCAGATGTCCGCCCGGCTGCGGGCGGTGGCCGCCGATCCGGTCAGCAAGTACATGGACACCACGGTCCGGGTGGTGCACCCGGACACGCTGCTGATGGAGACCCTGCTGATACTCTACCAGACCCGCAGCAGCCTCGCGGTGGTGGATCGCGGGAGCAGGCAGCTGCTGGGTGTGATCTCCTACTGGGAGGTATTGCGGAAGGTGGCCGGAGGGCTCTGCTAG
- a CDS encoding LysM peptidoglycan-binding domain-containing protein: MRLRNPVIVTTFVLSLSACAVLQPAADKTAQAPAEATQATAADTSGLDASQHLDRALKQLQAGQYEAARPDLEAVLALEPGHWGAASLLAQLDADPEQDLGSEHFSYTIQPGDSLSRLARRHLGDRYKFVILARYNQLDNPGRLMAGQTLRIPGKAPAAPAAAKKAAAPAAVTAPKAAAAATPGKGCAAGIPELEQRMAQSPTASDRERLVGCYSEQADALAASGDVQGAQALLQKALVLDRTNAEVAQRYMALSGAARAGQLYQQGLAQLQDGKLDDAAATFEQVLAQQPDHAAARTQLANVNAQLADRYHRMALSLYERELMDSALTLWNKTLELKPDHKEALAYVDKVKARQ, translated from the coding sequence ATGCGTCTTCGAAATCCAGTCATCGTCACCACGTTCGTTCTCTCGCTGAGCGCCTGCGCGGTCCTCCAGCCCGCGGCCGACAAGACCGCGCAGGCCCCCGCGGAAGCCACCCAGGCGACCGCGGCCGACACCTCGGGCCTGGATGCCTCCCAGCATCTCGACCGCGCCCTGAAGCAGCTCCAGGCCGGCCAGTACGAGGCTGCGCGTCCCGATCTCGAGGCCGTTCTGGCGCTGGAGCCCGGCCACTGGGGGGCGGCCAGCCTGCTGGCGCAGCTGGATGCCGATCCCGAGCAGGACCTGGGCAGCGAGCACTTCAGCTACACGATTCAGCCGGGCGACTCGCTGTCCCGGCTCGCCAGGCGGCATCTCGGCGACCGCTACAAGTTCGTCATCCTGGCCCGCTACAACCAGCTCGACAATCCGGGGCGGCTCATGGCCGGGCAGACGCTCCGCATCCCCGGCAAGGCGCCGGCCGCGCCGGCGGCTGCGAAGAAGGCGGCGGCACCGGCGGCGGTGACGGCTCCGAAAGCGGCCGCAGCCGCTACGCCGGGCAAGGGTTGCGCGGCCGGGATTCCGGAACTCGAGCAGCGCATGGCGCAGTCACCGACCGCCTCCGACCGCGAGCGGCTGGTGGGCTGCTACAGCGAACAGGCCGATGCCCTGGCCGCCTCCGGTGACGTCCAGGGCGCCCAGGCGCTGCTGCAGAAGGCGCTGGTCCTGGATCGGACCAATGCCGAGGTGGCGCAGCGCTACATGGCGCTGAGCGGCGCGGCGCGGGCCGGGCAGCTCTACCAGCAGGGCCTGGCCCAGCTGCAGGACGGCAAGCTCGATGATGCCGCCGCCACCTTCGAGCAGGTGCTCGCCCAGCAGCCGGACCATGCCGCCGCCAGGACCCAGCTGGCCAACGTCAACGCTCAGCTCGCCGATCGCTACCACCGGATGGCCCTGTCCCTGTACGAGCGGGAGCTGATGGACAGCGCCCTGACCCTGTGGAACAAGACGCTGGAGCTCAAGCCGGACCACAAGGAGGCCCTGGCCTACGTGGACAAGGTCAAGGCCCGGCAGTAG
- a CDS encoding class II fumarate hydratase encodes MRERERYRIERDSLGEVRVPEEALYGAQTQRAVENFPLGDRALPPRFIHALGLIKAAAARANAALGRLEPERAAAIAEAAEAVARGEHDHHFPVSVFQTGSGTSSNMNANEVIASLAGRRLGGPVHPNDEVNRGQSSNDVIPTAIHLGAALALRQLLLPALAELAAGVERRAGELAGVVKTGRTHLMDALPLSLGQELGAWAQLVRADMARFEGIMPRLLLIAQGGTAVGTGLNAHPGFARQFAGELARATGLPFQPAADAFAAISSQDTAVELSGLLRVASTTLGKIAEDLRWMNSGPLAGLGEIRLPALQPGSSIMPGKVNPVIPEAVLMACIQVAGRDHAVALAGRSGNFQLNTMLPLIADNLLRSIELLAGAARLLAEKAIAGFTVDRERLEAALARNPILVTALNERLGYEQGAAIARRAYAEKRPVLDVAAEMTDIPRDELARLLDPGALTGTRVEKEKDE; translated from the coding sequence ATGCGGGAACGGGAACGCTATCGGATAGAGCGGGACAGCCTCGGCGAGGTCCGGGTGCCGGAAGAGGCCCTCTACGGCGCGCAGACCCAGCGCGCCGTGGAGAACTTTCCCCTCGGCGATCGGGCCCTGCCGCCCCGCTTCATCCATGCCCTGGGGCTCATCAAGGCCGCCGCGGCACGGGCCAACGCCGCCCTCGGCCGGCTCGAACCGGAGCGGGCGGCGGCCATCGCGGAGGCGGCCGAGGCGGTGGCGCGGGGCGAGCACGATCACCACTTTCCCGTGAGCGTGTTCCAGACCGGATCCGGCACCAGCAGCAACATGAACGCCAACGAGGTGATTGCCAGCCTCGCCGGGCGGCGCCTGGGTGGCCCGGTGCACCCCAACGACGAGGTGAACCGGGGCCAGAGCAGCAACGACGTCATTCCCACCGCCATCCACCTCGGCGCGGCCCTCGCGCTCCGGCAGCTGCTGCTGCCGGCCCTGGCGGAGCTGGCGGCGGGCGTGGAGCGGCGCGCCGGGGAGCTGGCCGGGGTGGTGAAGACCGGGCGCACCCACCTGATGGACGCGCTGCCCCTCTCCCTGGGCCAGGAGCTTGGCGCCTGGGCCCAGCTGGTGCGTGCCGACATGGCGCGGTTCGAGGGCATCATGCCGCGGCTCCTGCTGATCGCCCAGGGCGGCACGGCCGTGGGCACCGGGCTCAACGCCCACCCCGGCTTCGCGCGGCAATTCGCCGGGGAGCTGGCCCGCGCCACCGGGCTGCCCTTCCAGCCCGCCGCCGACGCCTTTGCGGCCATCTCCAGCCAGGACACGGCCGTGGAGCTCAGCGGCCTGCTGCGGGTGGCCTCCACCACCCTGGGCAAGATCGCCGAGGACCTGCGCTGGATGAACAGCGGGCCGCTGGCCGGACTGGGGGAGATCCGGCTGCCGGCCCTGCAACCCGGCAGCAGCATCATGCCCGGCAAGGTGAACCCCGTGATCCCGGAGGCGGTGCTGATGGCCTGCATCCAGGTGGCGGGCCGCGACCACGCCGTGGCCCTGGCCGGCCGCTCGGGCAACTTCCAGCTCAACACCATGCTGCCGCTCATCGCCGACAACCTGCTGCGGAGCATCGAGCTGCTCGCCGGCGCCGCCCGCCTGCTGGCGGAGAAGGCCATCGCCGGCTTCACCGTCGACCGGGAGCGCCTGGAGGCGGCGCTGGCCCGCAACCCCATCCTGGTCACCGCCCTGAACGAGCGCCTCGGCTACGAACAGGGCGCCGCCATCGCCAGGCGCGCCTACGCGGAAAAACGCCCCGTCC